A stretch of DNA from Methanoculleus sp. SDB:
GCATCATCCGCAAATTCCTCTTCGAGTTCTCCAAACTTCGCCCTCAATCTACCGTAGAAACTTTCTTCCCATACTCGTGACGGGAGCCGGAAGGATCCAACCAGCTCGAGCCCGGCATTCCGGATGATCTCGAATCCTTTCTCTTCGGTCATCATTGCGGGATGGAATTCGGCGAAGAATTCCCGTGCCTCGTCGGAGGGGGTCTCCGTAAACCAGAATATATCCGAGATCATTATGTATCCGCCCTGTTTCAGGAGTTTTTTCCAGTACCTGACGGCATTTTCGATGCCGATGATGGATGCGCATCCTTCCGCCCAAATAATATCGAACGACTCCTCTCCAAAGGGAAGATCGTCCATGGACGCACGGACCGTTGTAACTCTCCCGGAAAAACCTTCGGCTGCACTTTTTTCATCCACCGCATCGAGGTAGGGCTGGTGTATATCGGTCGCTATGATGTTGCAGAACGGGCACAGGCGGGCAAGGGCCATCGTCTGTACACCCTTCCCGCAGCCGACATCAAGGATCTCACCACCTCCTTGTAGTGGTTCTGCGATGATTGAAAATGCCTTTTCCGTGTGCTCATCATCCCCCGCCCCCTGCCGGGGAAACGATTCAAAAATTGTAAAAATCGGATTATTTTCCATATATCATGTTAATTTCAGGATTGTATGTAATTTGTGGTCGTCCCGGCACCCTCCGTTCCAACGCCCGGCCGGATCAGAACCGAAGCCGGTTCCCGCCATATTTGTGGCCATAAAAAATCATCTCTGCCGGCAGTGCAGATTTCATTAATTTTTTTATCCTCCGGACCAAATTGATCTCGGGTCAGGGGTACGGGTATGCCTCCCGCCTCCGTGCAACCCCGGACAAAACCGCTCTCAATTTCTGCTCTCTCCCCTGGGACAGGTCTTGATGGCCATACACAAGCCACCACCGGACCCTCCCGGTAAGGGCATTATATTCAGCAAGGCAGGGCTACAATGTGCTCATACGGCGTTTTCTCCACTACCCTTATTATTCCGGAAGAACAGGAAAGCACTTCCTCCCTTTTTCCCATCACCGGATATCTGACCATGCCCGCAGAGAAATGGCATTCGACCGGGACGTGTGAATAATGCAGGATACCATACACGTCCTCTACGTCGATGACGAATCCGCCCTTCTTGATATCGCCAAACTCTTTCTGGAAAAAGAAGGCGAGTTTGCCGTCGATACCCTCACTTCGGCCACGGAAGCTCTCACCTGCATTCCCACGGAGCGGTATGACGCCATCATCTCCGACTACCAGATGCCCGAGATGGATGGCATCGAATTTCTGCAACAGGTGAGACGTTCGGGCAACGGCATTCCGTTCATCCTCTTCACCGGCCGGGGCCGTGAAGAAGTGGTTATCGAAGCGATCAACAACGGTGCGGATTTCTACATCCAGAAAGGCGGCCAGCCGCGGGCGCAGTTCGCAGAACTCGCCCATAAAGTCAGGCAGGCGGTCCAACGGCGTCGTGCGGAAATGTCGTTGCAGGAGAGTGAGGAGCGGTACCGCACCATTGTCAATGACCAGACCGAGATGATCTGCCGGTTCACCCCGGATGGCATTGTTACGTTCATCAACGAAGCCTACCGGCAGTACTTCCACCCCGTGCTCGCCCTGGCCGATATCGAGGGAAAGAAGATCCACGACCTCATGCAGATGGGAGAGGATGAGAGAATGGATACATTTCTTGCATCGCTCACACCGGAAACACCAATTCGCGAGATGGAGCATAAGGTCACGGGCAGCGACCGGAAGACGTACTGGCAGCTCTTCTCGGTCCGTGCGTTGTTCGACATCAGGGGAAGCCCACTCGAATACCAGGTGGTCGGACGGGATATCACCGGGCAGAAGCTGGCGCTGGGAGCACTGGCAGACAGCGAGTCCCGGCTCCGTTCATTCTTCGAGACGACCAGTGAATCGGTCACACTGGTCGATGAAGAGGGAACGGTGATCGAATGGAATCCCGCAGCTGAACGGATCACCGGCATCCCAAAAGAAGAAGCCCTCGGCAGCTCGCTGGCAGACGTGACATTCCGCATGCTCCCTCGCGAGAAGCGAACCGAAGCCTACCGTGCAGCGTTTGAGGAGAAGATCCGTGCTATGCTCAGTACGGGGATCCCGATCTTCGATAAACCCCGGATTATCGAAACGGAGCGTCCCGACGGGACCCGGGTCTTCCACCGGCAGGTAAGCTTTCCCATCAGGACCGACAAGGGATTCCGGTTCGGTTCGATTGCGCAGGATATCACCAGTGAAATACGGGAGGCACATGGCGTGCGCGAGAGCGAAGCGAAGTACCGCGAGCTTGCCGATCTCCTCCCGCAGATGGTCTTTGAAATGGACCGCGATTTTCAGGTTACCTATGCAAACCAGCATACATTCACCACGCTGGGATATACCGAAGAGGATCTCAAAGACGGCGTACATGCCTTGTCGATCATAGAACCTTCCCAGCACGGACGGGTACGGGAACACATCGAAAAACTCCTCAGCGGGATACCCCGGGAATCAAAGGAATATACCGTCATACGGAAGGATGGCAGCAGTATTCCGGTTCTCATCAATGCGGTGCCGGTGTACCGGAACGGGAACCTTGCCGGCTTCCGCGGCGTCATGAACGATATTTCCGCACGGAAAAAAATGGATGGAGAACTCCGGGAGAGCGAGGAGAAATACCGGCTCGTGGTCGAGAACAGCGATAATGTCGTATATATTTACCGTGGCAGCCGGATCCTTTTTGCCAACCGCAGGACAACGGAACTCACCGGCTATACCTATGACGAACTCATCAGCATGGACATCTGGGACCTTGTTCATCCCGATGACCGGTCCCGCCTGCAGGAAAACGCGAAACTGAGGCTCTCCGGAGGAACTCCCCCTCCTGACTTTACCGCGCGAATCGTCTTGAAAAGCGGTGAAGAACGGGAATGCGAGTTCTTTGTCAACCAGATCCTCTACCAGAACCAGCCGGCACTTCTCGGTATTCTCAAAGACGTTTCCGAACGAATAAAGGCTGAAAAAGCGATGCGGGAGAGCGAAGCGAAGTACCGCCTGCTGGCAGACCATGTCTATGATGTCATCTTTACCGCCGACCTGGATATGCATCTTACATATATCTCGCCCTCGGTCACTGCGCTCAGGGGGCTTTCGCCCGAAGAAGCGCTTGCCGAATCGATTCATGACGCCCTGACCCCCGCATCCTACCGGACCATCACGCAGCGCCGGGAG
This window harbors:
- a CDS encoding SAM-dependent methyltransferase; protein product: MENNPIFTIFESFPRQGAGDDEHTEKAFSIIAEPLQGGGEILDVGCGKGVQTMALARLCPFCNIIATDIHQPYLDAVDEKSAAEGFSGRVTTVRASMDDLPFGEESFDIIWAEGCASIIGIENAVRYWKKLLKQGGYIMISDIFWFTETPSDEAREFFAEFHPAMMTEEKGFEIIRNAGLELVGSFRLPSRVWEESFYGRLRAKFGELEEEFADDAGALMVIEGLKRQTGIFEKYPEEFGNTYMVMRKPL